The sequence TCCCGTTCGTCCCGGTTGGCATTCGGCCGGAAGCGTATTTCCATCCTCGTGTTGTTTAACAGTCGGACACCAGGTGGACCATCGAACTCACTCGCCTGTAACCGGTAGCGACGACCTCGATAGTAATGACTTTCACCCGACACGAACTCTCGCTGAGACTGTCGGACTTGCTTTTCGAATTCGGCCTGTTTCTTCCGGATCCATGCCAGACGTGAAACAACCGCCGCCCGGACGGCATCGTCGTCGAAATGCAACGGTGCGGCCACGCGGACTCTGCCGTTCGGTGGATACACGCCGAGATGCAGGTTTTTGATGTCCTTTCGGACGATCTCTATCGCTGTTCCTCGTACTTTGATGAGGTGACTACTCAATTCAGTATTCATCCTGGTGCTTTGCGATATCAAAAATCGCATTTACGAGGTCTTCGTTGCCGTCGAGTTCCGACTTGATGGCGTTACGGACCTCTCGCTCCTTTATTGTATGCCCCCTCC is a genomic window of Gemmatimonadota bacterium containing:
- a CDS encoding M48 family metallopeptidase; translated protein: MNTELSSHLIKVRGTAIEIVRKDIKNLHLGVYPPNGRVRVAAPLHFDDDAVRAAVVSRLAWIRKKQAEFEKQVRQSQREFVSGESHYYRGRRYRLQASEFDGPPGVRLLNNTRMEIRFRPNANRDEREAVLHLWYRRQLRDQLVPLKDDWQRKTGVTVNEIQIKRMKTLWGSCNVEAKRIWLNLELAKKPASCLVYILVHEMIHLIERKHNDRFTALMDEHLPQWRLYRDELNSAPLAHENWRY